A window from Peromyscus eremicus chromosome 1, PerEre_H2_v1, whole genome shotgun sequence encodes these proteins:
- the LOC131901799 gene encoding olfactory receptor 52P1-like — MQYTNHSHQNPSSFLLMGIPGLESSHFWIAFPFCSMYALAVLGNVAVLLVVHSEPALHQPMYLFLCMLSTIDPVLCTSTVPKLLTLFWANAAEIAFGACAAQMFFIHGFSAVESGILLSMAFDRYLAICRPLHYGSLLSPESVSKLGAAALLRGLGLMTPLTCLLARLSYCGRVVAHSYCEHMAVVKLACGGTQPNNIYGITAATLVVGTDSICIAISYALILRAVLGLSSKEARAKTFGTCGSHLGVILLFYTPGLFSFYTQRFGQHVPRHVHILLADLYLVVPPMLNPIIYGMKTKQIRDGAFRLLKRGPAPS; from the coding sequence ATGCAGTACACGAACCACAGCCATCAGAACCCGAGCTCCTTTCTGCTTATGGGAATTCCTGGCCTGGAGTCGTCCCACTTTTGGATTGCATTTCCTTTCTGCTCCATGTACGCCCTGGCAGTGCTTGGCAACGTGGCAGTTCTGCTGGTGGTGCACTCTGAGCCTGCGCTGCACCAGCCCATGTACCTGTTCCTATGCATGCTGTCCACCATTGACCCGGTGCTCTGCACCTCCACTGTGCCCAAGCTCCTCACGCTCTTTTGGGCGAATGCTGCTGAGATTGCCTTTGGGGCCTGCGCTGCCCAGATGTTCTTTATCCATGGCTTCTCAGCCGTAGAATCCGGTATCCTGCTGTCAATGGCCTTTGACCGCTACTTGGCCATCTGTCGGCCACTGCACTATGGGTCATTGCTGTCCCCAGAGTCGGTGAGCAAGTTaggggctgctgctctgcttcgtGGCTTGGGACTCATGACCCCACTTACTTGCCTACTGGCGAGGCTGAGCTACTGTGGCcgagtggtggcacactcctacTGTGAGCACATGGCTGTGGTGAAGCTGGCTTGTGGAGGCACGCAACCCAACAATATATATGGTATCACAGCAGCCACACTCGTCGTAGGAACTGACTCCATTTGTATTGCCATATCCTATGCACTCATCCTCCGGGCTGTGTTGGGCCTCTCCTCCAAAGAGGCCAGGGCTAAGACCTTTGGCACTTGTGGCTCCCACCTCGGTGTCATCCTTCTCTTCTACACACCTGGGCTCTTCTCGTTCTATACACAGCGCTTTGGCCAGCATGTACCCAGGCATGTCCACATCCTCCTGGCTGACCTCTACCTGGTTGTGCCACCCATGCTCAACCCCATCATCTATGGGATGAAAACCAAGCAGATCAGAGATGGAGCATTCCGACTGCTGAAGAGGGGTCCTGCTCCATCATAA
- the LOC131901809 gene encoding olfactory receptor 51G2-like, producing MFCNSSTPGHSTFLLTGFPGLEASHHWVSIPINLVCVVSILGNSIILFLIRTDPALHEPMYIFLSMLAASDLGLCASTFPTMVRLFWLGIRELPFDLCAAQMFFIHAFTYVESGVLLAMAFDRFIAIRDPLHYATILPHSAVAKVGAAVLVRAILLNLPGPILLRRLLFPQISVLSHCYCLHCDLVGLACSDTQINSLVGLVSILLSLGLDSSLIMLSYALILRTVLSIASPGERLKALNTCVSHLCIVLIFYLPKLGLSVLHRVEKHSYPALAVLMANLHFLVPPFMNPVVYCIKSKQIRQGFLKRFQQKRVDVS from the coding sequence ATGTTCTGCAACTCCAGCACTCCTGGTCACTCTACCTTCCTCCTCACTGGCTTTCCAGGCCTGGAAGCCTCCCACCATTGGGTTTCCATTCCTATCAACCTCGTTTGTGTGGTTTCCATCCTGGGCAACAGCATCATCCTGTTCCTGATCCGCACAGATCCAGCCTTACATGAACCCATGTACATCTTCCTGTCCATGCTAGCGGCCTCTGATCTGGGTCTCTGTGCCTCCACCTTCCCTACCATGGTGCGGCTCTTCTGGCTGGGTATTCGGGAGCTGCCTTTTGATCTCTGTGCAGCACAGATGTTTTTCATCCATGCCTTCACCTATGTGGAATCTGGTGTGCTACTGGCCATGGCCTTTGATCGCTTCATTGCCATCCGGGATCCTCTGCACTATGCCACAATCCTTCCCCACTCGGCAGTGGCCAAAGTCGGGGCTGCCGTTTTGGTAAGGGCCATCCTACTTAACCTCCCTGGACCCATCCTTCTGCGCCGTCTGCTCTTTCCCCAGATCAGTGTCCTCTCCCACTGCTACTGCCTGCACTGTGACCTAGTGGGACTGGCTTGCTCAGACACTCAGATCAACAGCTTGGTTGGCCTGGTCTCCATCCTCCTCTCACTGGGCCTCGACTCCTCCCTCATCATGCTGTCCTATGCTCTGATCCTACGGACTGTGCTGAGCATTGCATCGCCTGGAGAACGGCTCAAGGCACTCAACACGTGTGTCTCACACCTCTGTATTGTTCTCATCTTTTATTTGCCCAAGTTGGGGCTGTCTGTCCTGCACCGAGTGGAGAAACACAGCTACCCAGCTCTGGCAGTGCTTATGGCCAATCTGCACTTCCTGGTGCCACCCTTCATGAACCCCGTCGTCTATTGCATCAAGTCAAAGCAGATCCGTCAGGGCTTCTTAAAGCGCTTCCAGCAGAAGAGGGTAGATGTTTCCTAG